The DNA sequence GGTACCGGGCGGCGTGGCCGTGGGCAGCCCGGTCGAGCTCTGGCAGTCTCGGATGCCGGAGGACGGCGCAGCCCCGGAGCCTCCGAGCATCCTCGTCGACGCCGCGACCGTCGCATCGGTCGTCGAGGACGAGGGCGTGCTCGCGTCCTCGGACGCGGGCGTCGAACTGGTGATCGAACGATCGGATGTCGCCGCCGTGCTCGCGGCGATCACCGGCGGCGCGAACCTGTCGATCGTCCCGATCGGCACCGCGCGATGACGTCCGTCGTCGTCGCGATCCCCGAGCCCCGCGCGTCCGCGCTCGTCGCGGAGCTGGAGCTCGAGGGCGTCGCTGCGTCCGTCGCGCCGGCCGGCGCTTCCCTGCCTCTGCCCGCGGGATGCCGCGCTGTACTCGTCCCTGCGCTCCGCGAGGTGCTCACGCCGGACTTCGTCGCGAACTGCGACCGTGCCGGCGTGCGCATCCTGCCACTCGGCGGTCGCGACAGCCGCGTGCTGGGCCGCTACGGACTGGCGGCCGCGCTGTCGAGCACCGCGAGCGGCTGGGAGGTCGTCGCCGCTCTGGAGACCGACGCGCCCCCGATCGAGGCGGCTTCCGGGCCGGCGGCCGCCCCTCACCGCGTCACCGTCGTGTGGGGGCCGCAGGGCTCACCTGGTCGATCGACGATCGCCGTCCAGCTCGCCGTCGAGCTCGCGCGCCGTGGACGCAGGACGGCACTCATCGACGCAGATACCGTCGCCCCGGCCACCGCCCTCCTCCTGGGCCTCGGAGACGAGTCCCCGGGGATCGCCGCAGCGTGCCGCCGAGCCGAGATGGGCGCGCTCGACGACGCGGAGCTCACGCGTCTGGCGATATCGCTGCCGACGAGCGGCGGCACCGTCGACGTCCTCACCGGGATCAGTCGCCCCGGCCGGTGGGCGGAGCTCTCCTCGACGCGTGTGCGTTCGACCCTCGCCGTGAGTCGCGCCTGGGCCGAGGAGTGCGTCGTGGACGTGTCAGGCGCCCTCGACGCCGATGACGAGGCGACCTTCGACGTGACGGGTCCGCGCCGTCACGCCGCCACCGTGGCCGCACTCGACGAGGCGGACGTCGTCGTCGCGGTCGCTGCGGCCGACCCGCTCGGCATCAGTCGTTTCGTGCGCGATCACGCCGAACTCCGGCGACTCGCCCCGAGAGCGAGGATCCACGTCGTCGTCAACAAGGTGCGCCCCGGCCCCCTGGGCATCGACGCCCGCGGACAGATCCGCAGCACGCTCGATCGCTTCGCCGGGATCACGGACGTCTCTTTCCTGCCGTTCGACCAGCGGGCGACGGATGCCGCGCTCCTGCACGCTCGACCGATCGCCGATGTCGCCCCGCGATCGACTCTCGTCTCCGCCATCAGACGCCTCGCCGCAGAGCTCGTCCCCGAGCCCGGCGCCGCTACTGGCGATAGCTCGCGAGGAAGTTCCCGAGGCGCTCGACGGCTTCTGCGAGGACGCGCGGCTCCGGGAGCGTGACGATGCGCAGGTGGTCGGGAGTGGCCCAGTTGAAACCGGTCCCCTGTACGAGCAGGATGTGCTCCGCCACGAGGAGGTCGTAGACGAGCTTCGCGTCGTCGCGGATCTCGTGGACGTTCGGATCCAGACGGGGGAACGCGTACAGCGCGCCCTGCGGCTTGACGCACGAGACTCCGGGAATCGACTCGAGTCCCTGCCACGAGATATCGCGCTGCTCATGCAGCCGGCCGGTGGGCGCGATCAGCGCGTCGATGGACTGCACCCCGCTGAGCGCGGCCTGCAGCGCGTGCTGGGCGGGCACGTTGGGGCACAGCCGCGTGGAGGCGAGGAGGTTGATCCCCTCGAGGAAGCCCTTGGCGTGCGCCTGCGGCCCGGTGATGACGAGCCACCCCGAGCGGTAGCCCGCGACCCGATAGGTCTTGGAGAGGCCGTTGAACGTCAGGCAGAGCAGGTCGGGCGCGACCGTCGCCGTGGGGATGTGCACGGCGTCGTCGAAGAGGATGCGGTCGTAGATCTCGTCGGAGAGAAGCAGGAGCTCGTGCTCGCGTGCGATCTTCACCATGCCCTCGAGGATCTCGCGCGAGTACACGACGCCCGTCGGGTTGTTCGGATTGATGATCACCATCGCCTTGGTGCGCGGCGTGATCTTCGACCGGATGTCCTCGAGATCGGGCTGCCACCCGTCGTTCTCGTCGCACAGGTAGTGCACCGGCGTTCCGCCGGCGAGGCTCGTCATCGCCGTCCACAGCGGATAGTCCGGCGCCGGGATCAGCACTTCATCGCCCTCATCCAGAAGCGCCTGCATGGTCATCGTGATGAGCTCGGACACGCCGTTGCCGAGGAACACGTCCTCCGGGTCGAACCGCGGGAAGCCCTCGATCTGCTCGTACCGGCTCACGACCGCGCGGCGCGCGGAGACGATGCCCTTGCTGTCGCTGTAACCGTGGGCCGTCGGAAGCGCCGCGAGCATGTCGTGGACGATCTGGTGCGGTGCCTCGAACCCGAAGATCGCGGGATTGCCCGTGTTGAGCTTGAGGATCCGGTGACCCTCCGCCTCGAGCCGCGCCGCCTCGACGAGCGTGTTCCCACGGATCTCGTACAGGACGTTCTTGAGCTTCGACGACTGGTCGAAGTGGCGCGATGGTGTCATCGGCCAAGCCTACAGCGACGAGAGGAGGGCCAATCCTCACGGACTGGCCCTCCTCTCGCGGTGGTCTCGACCGCGCGCTACTTCTTCTTCTTGGCCTGCGCCCGACGCTCTTCGCGGTTGCCGGCGGGCTGCGCCGGCGCGGCATCCGTCCGCTGCCCGAAGGCGCCACGCGGCGCCTCCTGAGCGGGTGCCTCCTGCTGCGGGGCCTGCGCCCGGGCCGCGGCCTGGCGGAGACGATCCGTGGCGGCCTGCTGCACCTGTCCGCGATCGTTGCGCACCTCGACCTCGCCGGCGTCGTTCGCCGCGGAGTACTCGAGACGCTGCTCGGCCGCTCCGTCCGCGAGCCCCTTGGCCTCGACCTCGGCGGTGTCGGAGTCGCCAGCCCGACGCACCTCGACCTCGAGGTTGTAGAGGTACCCGACCGACTCCTCCTTGATCTGCCCCATCATCGACTGGAACATGGCGTAGCCCTCGCGCTGGTACTCGATCAGCGGGTCGCGCTGCGCCATGGCGCGCAGGCCGATGCCGTCCTTGAGGTAGTCCATCTCGTACAGGTGGTCGCGCCAGCGGCGGTCCAGCACCTGCAGCACCACGCGACGCTCGAGCTCGCGCGTCGCGGCCTCGCCGAGAGACTCCTCGCGCGCCTCGTAAGCGATCTTCGCGTCCGACAGCAGCTCCCGGGTGAGTCCGTCCGCCGTGATGCCGCCCTTGCGTCCGGCTGCCTCCGACACGACCTCGTCGATGGTCACGCTGACCGGGTAGAGCGTCTTGAGCTCGGTCCAGAGAGCGTCGAAGTCCCAGCTCTCGTTGTGGCCCTCGCCGGTGTGGTCGCGGACGACGCCGCTGATCGCATCCTCGATGAAGTGCTGGACGCGGTCGGCGATGTCGTCGCCCTGGAGGATGTGACGGCGGTCGGCGTAGATGGCCTCGCGCTGGCGGTTGAGGACGTCGTCGTACTTGAGGACGTTCTTGCGCATCTCGGCGTTGCGCGCCTCGACCTGCGACTGCGCGCTGCGGATGGCCCGCGACACGAGTCCCGACTCGATCGGCACGTCGTCGGGGAAGTTCGTGCGCGAGAGGATGGCCTCGGCTGCCCCCGACTGGAAGAGACGCATGAGGTCGTCCGTGAGGCTGAGGTAGAAGCGGCTCTCACCGGGGTCTCCCTGACGACCGGAGCGGCCTCGGAGCTGGTTGTCGATACGCCGCGACTCGTGCCGCTCGGTGCCGAGCACGTAGAGTCCGCCGGCTTCGATGACCTTCTCGGCCTCCTCCGCGACGACGGCCTTCATCGACTCGTAGGTCTCGTCCCACGCGACCTCGTACTCCTCGGGCGTCTCGACCGGGTCGAGACCCTTGCTCTTCAGCTCCTGCACGGCGAGGAACTCGGCGTTGCCGCCGAGCATGATGTCGGTTCCGCGACCCGCCATGTTCGTGGCGACCGTGACGGCTCCGAGCCGACCGGCGCGCGCGACGATCTCGGCCTCGCGAGCGTGGTTCTTCGCGTTCAGCACCTCGTGCTTGACGCCCTTCTTTGCCAGCAGCCGCGAGAGGTACTCGCTCTTCTCGACGCTCACGGTTCCCACGAGCACCGGCTGTCCCTGCGCATGGCGCTCGGCGATGTCCTCGACGACCTGCGCGAACTTGGCGGTCTCGTTCTTGTACACGAGGTCCGACTGGTCCTTGCGGATCATGGGCTTGTTCGTCGGGATCGGGATGACGCCGAGCTTGTTCGTCGACATGAACTCGGCGGCCTCGGTCTCGGCGGTACCCGTCATACCGGCGAGCTTGTCGTACAGGCGGAAGTAGTTCTGCAGCGTGACCGTCGCGAGGGTCTGGTTCTCGGCCTTGACCGGCACGCCCTCCTTGGCCTCGATGGCCTGGTGGATGCCCTCGTTGTAGCGACGGCCGACGAGGATTCGCCCCGTGTGCTCGTCGACGATCATGACCTCGTCGTTCATGACGACGTAGTCGGTGTCCTTCTTGAACAGCGCGAGCGCCTTGATCGAGTTGTTGAGGAACGAGATCAGCGGGGTGTTCGCCGACTCGTACAGGTTGTCGATGCCGAGGTAGTCCTCGACCTTCTCGATACCGGGCTCGAGCACGCCGACGGTGCGCTTCTTCTCGTCGACCTCGTAGTCCTCCCCCGCCTCCAGGGTGCGCGCGATCTTCGCGAACTCGGCGAACCAGCGGTTCGCCTCGCCGGACGACGGACCGGAGATGATGAGCGGCGTCCTCGCCTCGTCGATGAGGATCGAGTCGACCTCGTCGACGATCGCGAAGAAGTGCTCACGCTGGACGAGGTCCTCCTTGCGCCACGCCATGTTGTCGCGCAGATAGTCGAACCCGAACTCGTTGTTCGTGCCGTAGGTGATGTCGCACGCGTACTGCTCGCGCCGCACGGCCGGGGTCTGACCGGAGACGATGATGCCGGTACTCATTCCGAGCGCGCGGTAGACACGGCCCATGAGCTCGGCCTGGTAGCTGGCGAGGAAGTCGTTCACGGTGATCACGTGCACGCCCTGACCGGCGATCGCGTTCAGGTAGGCGGGGAACGTCGCCACGAGGGTCTTGCCCTCACCGGTCTTCATCTCGGCGATGTTGCCCAGGTGCAGGGCTGCGCCGCCCATGATCTGCACGTCGTAGGCGCGCATGCCGAGGGTGCGACGGGCGGCCTCCCGCACGGCGGCGAAGGCCTCCGGCATGAGCTGGTCGAGCGTCTCGCCCTTCTCGTACCGGGCACGGAGCTCGGCGGTCTCGTTGCGCAGCTCGTCGTCGGTGAGCTTGGAGATGTCCTCTTCCAGCGCGTTCACGGCCTTCACGACCTGGTTCAGACGACGGATGACCCGCCCTTCACCGGCGCGCAGCAGCTTCTCAAGAGGATTGGCCACAGATGTCATCTCCCTGTCGATGGGTCCCGCGCCGCCGCCCATCGGGCGGGGCACAAGGCATACCTTGTCATGTTACCGGGCCGTGACCTGCACGTCGCCTGCATGGCGCGCGGCATGCCCGTTTCCCGGTATGTATATTGGTCGCGAGTCCAGGAGGTCCCATGTCCGTGCGTCAGAGCCTGCTCGCGATCCTCGCGCAGGGACCGTGTTACGGCTATCAGCTGCGCCACGAGTTCGCCCGGCGCACCGGGGCCGTGTGGCCGCTCAACGTCGGACAGATCTACAACACCCTGGAGCGTCTCGAGCGCGACGGTCTCGTCAGCCGTGACGACGCCGACGCGCAGGGACACGTCTACTGGGAGATCACGCCCGCGGGTGCCGCGGAGGTCGCACTGTGGCTGTCGGGCCCCGCCGAGCGACCTGTCGCCCCGCGCGACGAGCTCGCGATCAAGGTCGCACTCGCGGCGACCCTGCCCGGCGCCGACGCCTCCTCCCTGATCGATGCCGAGCGCGCCGCTGTCGAGAGTCGTCTGTCCGGGCTGCGTCTGCTCCGCTCCTCACACGAGGATGGCGGCCCCGAGGATCTCGCGCACTCCCTGGTGCTGGACTCGATGATCTTCGCGGCCGAGGCGGAATCACGATGGCTCGAGCATGCCGGCGCCCGTCTCGCCGAGCATCCTCAGCACTCGCTCTCCCTCGCACTCGACGTCGATCGCCCCAAACGCGGTCGCCCGGTGCGTGTGGAGCGTGACGCCCTCGTCTGATCCCCGTTCGCCTGAAGCGGATGCACAGCCACCCGCGATGCCCGGGAAACTAGGATCTGTGTCATGGCTGGAATATGGGGCAGACGCAAGCGCGAACAGGAAGAACTCGCCGCACAGGATGCCGATCTGGCACGTCGTGCCGAGCAGGCCCTCGTCGCGGCCGACGAGCGCATCCGCACGACCTCGGACGAGCTGGTGTTCGCTGAGGCAGAGCTCGGCGATTCGCTCACGAGCGACCTCCGCACGGCACTCGCCGCCGTGCGCACACACCTTCGCGAGGCGTTCCAGCTGCACCAGCTGAACCACGACGAGATCCCCGACACCCCTGAGGAGCTTCGCACGCGCAACGCACGCATCGTGCAGCTGTGCGACTGGGCGCAGGACCTCCTCGACGAGAAGACGGCCGATCTCGCGGAATCGGTCGCGAAGGTCCGGCGCGCTCCCGAGATCATCGCGCAGGTGCGAGCGGATGCCGCGGCGCTGAGCGAGCGCATCCCGCAGACGAATGCGACCGTCGCCCGTCTCTCGAGCCGGTACTCCGATTCGGCCATGCATCAGATCACGGCGAGCGCCGCGGAGGCGGAGCAGCTCATCGCGTTCGCCACGCATGGCGCCGACGTCTCGGAGCGCCGCCGCGAGGCGAAGCAGAACGAGGAGGCCAACCTCGCCCTGGAGACCGCGACCGAGGCGACCCGCCGAGCGTCCGCCCTCCTCGACGCAGTGGAGGATTTCGAGATCGAGGCGCTCCGCGCGGAGTCGACTCTCGCCGAGGTCGTGGCCGACTCGCGATCCGACCTGATCGCAGCACGGACCGCCCCGCAGGTCCCGGCCGTCGCGGCCGCCGTGACCGACCTGCAGAACGCACTCAGTGCTCTCTCCCCCGCGGGCTCGCCCGGCGACCCGTTCGCGGAGCTCTCGCAGCTGCGGGCTGCGAACACGGCCCTCGACGATGCGATCGCCACCGCCCGCCATCGCGCCGAGCACCCGCTCCCCAGCATCCAGCAGGTGCAGCACGCGATCGATGACGCAGACCGCCAGCTGGGCGTGGCCCGCGGCCTCATCGCGGGTCATCGCGGCTGGATCGGCGCCGACGCCCGCACCCGCCTCGCCGAGGCCGAGCGCCTGCGCGTCGACCTCTCGGACCTGCTACCCGCAGAGGAGACGAGGGAACAGGCCCTCGCCGGCGCGCGCCGTGTGGCGCACCTCGCCTCCGAGGCGCTGCAGCTCGCGCAGCGCGACATCGACTCGTCCCGCCCGCAGGATCAGTGGGGCGGCGACGGCTGGGGCGGCGGTGGCGGCTGGGGCGGCGGCCGTCGCGGCGGAGGCGGCGGGGACATCGCCTCCGGCATCCTCGGCGGGCTCGTGATCGGCAGCCTGCTCGACGGGATGTTCGACTGACCGCTCGCGCCGCAGACGCACAAGACGGCCCGCTCCTCTCGGAGCGGGCCGTCTTCGTGCGTCGGGGCTACGAGGCGAGCGCCTCGGCGGGCGGCGCCGACGTCTCGAGCGCGATCACACCGTAGTCCCAACCCTTGCGCCGGTAGACGACGCTCGGGTGATCGGTGCGCGCATCGACGAAGAGGAAGAAGTCATGGCCGACGAGCTCCATGCGGTCGACGGCCTCCTCGACGGTCATCCACTCCGGATCGAAGCTCTTCGTGCGGATCACGACCGGCGAGTAGACCTCGTCCTCATCGCTCTGCACGGGGATGCTGCCCGTCGCGACGGCGCGGAGCACGTCAGCCGAGGCGGGCTGCACGTCGATCCCCTCCAGAGCGCCGCTCTCCTTCTCGAAGTGAGCGCCGCGCGGGTGCTGGCGGCCGTCGACGCGCTTCTCCTTCGCGCGACGCAGCTGCTCCGCCATCTTGTCGACCGCGAGGTCGAAAGCGACGAACTTGTCGCCGTCGGTGGCCTCGGCGCGGACCACGGGCCCCTTGCCGATCAACGTCAGCTCGACGGTCTCGTCGGGAACACGACCGTTGCGATACACGCGGTGCGTGACCTTCACGTCCAGGCGTTGCGCTCGCGCTGCGAACGTCTGGATCTTGGCGATCTTCTCCTCGACAACGGTTCGGAAGCGATCGGTGATACCCACTCCGACGCCGACGATGCTCGTTTCCATTGCTGCCTCCTTGTCCCGGTCCACCCGGCCAAGGGCGGACCGTGGTCGCCTTGTGACCCCCCACCGTAGTCCGGTCGAGAGCGGATGTCACGGGTCACTTCCGCCGTGTCGGCGATGTATCGGATGTGAATCCGCTGTGCTTCCCGTGAAGAG is a window from the Microbacterium sp. LWO14-1.2 genome containing:
- the raiA gene encoding ribosome-associated translation inhibitor RaiA — its product is METSIVGVGVGITDRFRTVVEEKIAKIQTFAARAQRLDVKVTHRVYRNGRVPDETVELTLIGKGPVVRAEATDGDKFVAFDLAVDKMAEQLRRAKEKRVDGRQHPRGAHFEKESGALEGIDVQPASADVLRAVATGSIPVQSDEDEVYSPVVIRTKSFDPEWMTVEEAVDRMELVGHDFFLFVDARTDHPSVVYRRKGWDYGVIALETSAPPAEALAS
- a CDS encoding PadR family transcriptional regulator translates to MSVRQSLLAILAQGPCYGYQLRHEFARRTGAVWPLNVGQIYNTLERLERDGLVSRDDADAQGHVYWEITPAGAAEVALWLSGPAERPVAPRDELAIKVALAATLPGADASSLIDAERAAVESRLSGLRLLRSSHEDGGPEDLAHSLVLDSMIFAAEAESRWLEHAGARLAEHPQHSLSLALDVDRPKRGRPVRVERDALV
- a CDS encoding P-loop NTPase produces the protein MTSVVVAIPEPRASALVAELELEGVAASVAPAGASLPLPAGCRAVLVPALREVLTPDFVANCDRAGVRILPLGGRDSRVLGRYGLAAALSSTASGWEVVAALETDAPPIEAASGPAAAPHRVTVVWGPQGSPGRSTIAVQLAVELARRGRRTALIDADTVAPATALLLGLGDESPGIAAACRRAEMGALDDAELTRLAISLPTSGGTVDVLTGISRPGRWAELSSTRVRSTLAVSRAWAEECVVDVSGALDADDEATFDVTGPRRHAATVAALDEADVVVAVAAADPLGISRFVRDHAELRRLAPRARIHVVVNKVRPGPLGIDARGQIRSTLDRFAGITDVSFLPFDQRATDAALLHARPIADVAPRSTLVSAIRRLAAELVPEPGAATGDSSRGSSRGARRLLRGRAAPGA
- a CDS encoding pyridoxal phosphate-dependent aminotransferase, whose product is MTPSRHFDQSSKLKNVLYEIRGNTLVEAARLEAEGHRILKLNTGNPAIFGFEAPHQIVHDMLAALPTAHGYSDSKGIVSARRAVVSRYEQIEGFPRFDPEDVFLGNGVSELITMTMQALLDEGDEVLIPAPDYPLWTAMTSLAGGTPVHYLCDENDGWQPDLEDIRSKITPRTKAMVIINPNNPTGVVYSREILEGMVKIAREHELLLLSDEIYDRILFDDAVHIPTATVAPDLLCLTFNGLSKTYRVAGYRSGWLVITGPQAHAKGFLEGINLLASTRLCPNVPAQHALQAALSGVQSIDALIAPTGRLHEQRDISWQGLESIPGVSCVKPQGALYAFPRLDPNVHEIRDDAKLVYDLLVAEHILLVQGTGFNWATPDHLRIVTLPEPRVLAEAVERLGNFLASYRQ
- the secA gene encoding preprotein translocase subunit SecA, whose translation is MANPLEKLLRAGEGRVIRRLNQVVKAVNALEEDISKLTDDELRNETAELRARYEKGETLDQLMPEAFAAVREAARRTLGMRAYDVQIMGGAALHLGNIAEMKTGEGKTLVATFPAYLNAIAGQGVHVITVNDFLASYQAELMGRVYRALGMSTGIIVSGQTPAVRREQYACDITYGTNNEFGFDYLRDNMAWRKEDLVQREHFFAIVDEVDSILIDEARTPLIISGPSSGEANRWFAEFAKIARTLEAGEDYEVDEKKRTVGVLEPGIEKVEDYLGIDNLYESANTPLISFLNNSIKALALFKKDTDYVVMNDEVMIVDEHTGRILVGRRYNEGIHQAIEAKEGVPVKAENQTLATVTLQNYFRLYDKLAGMTGTAETEAAEFMSTNKLGVIPIPTNKPMIRKDQSDLVYKNETAKFAQVVEDIAERHAQGQPVLVGTVSVEKSEYLSRLLAKKGVKHEVLNAKNHAREAEIVARAGRLGAVTVATNMAGRGTDIMLGGNAEFLAVQELKSKGLDPVETPEEYEVAWDETYESMKAVVAEEAEKVIEAGGLYVLGTERHESRRIDNQLRGRSGRQGDPGESRFYLSLTDDLMRLFQSGAAEAILSRTNFPDDVPIESGLVSRAIRSAQSQVEARNAEMRKNVLKYDDVLNRQREAIYADRRHILQGDDIADRVQHFIEDAISGVVRDHTGEGHNESWDFDALWTELKTLYPVSVTIDEVVSEAAGRKGGITADGLTRELLSDAKIAYEAREESLGEAATRELERRVVLQVLDRRWRDHLYEMDYLKDGIGLRAMAQRDPLIEYQREGYAMFQSMMGQIKEESVGYLYNLEVEVRRAGDSDTAEVEAKGLADGAAEQRLEYSAANDAGEVEVRNDRGQVQQAATDRLRQAAARAQAPQQEAPAQEAPRGAFGQRTDAAPAQPAGNREERRAQAKKKK